In the genome of Paenibacillus pabuli, one region contains:
- a CDS encoding LysR family transcriptional regulator: protein MDAGDLKIFQAVAREGSISKAALALNYVQSNVTTRIKQLESQLKVPLFHRSNRGMSLTPAGENLLGYADKILHLLYEAEQAAQMGNPPAGMLRLGAIETAASSYLTPMLAEYRLCYPEVQHSLITGGTHELNQKVIQHELHGALIYGPIDHPELNYIKVYDEELVLIAEPGILEMHDVLRRPMLFFEVGCTHRAHAEAFLKDQGVDTLNVTEYGTLDTILNGVSAGLGVSLLPRSSVKKAEQRGEITVLSLPDPYRRLEVGFVHSRSEHLSGALGALIQMMTKQGPEQ from the coding sequence ATGGATGCAGGAGATTTAAAAATATTTCAGGCGGTTGCCCGCGAAGGCAGTATCAGCAAAGCCGCATTAGCGCTGAATTATGTGCAATCCAATGTAACAACGCGCATTAAACAGCTGGAGAGTCAGCTGAAGGTACCACTGTTTCATCGTTCCAACCGGGGCATGTCGCTCACACCGGCGGGTGAGAATTTGCTGGGATATGCGGATAAAATATTACATTTGTTATATGAAGCGGAGCAGGCAGCTCAGATGGGGAATCCACCCGCAGGGATGCTCCGTCTTGGCGCAATTGAGACGGCGGCTTCCAGTTATTTGACACCGATGCTTGCTGAGTACCGCTTATGTTACCCTGAAGTTCAGCATTCGCTAATTACAGGAGGTACACATGAACTCAATCAGAAGGTCATTCAACATGAGCTGCACGGTGCTTTAATATATGGCCCGATCGACCATCCTGAGCTAAACTATATAAAAGTGTACGACGAAGAATTAGTACTGATTGCCGAACCCGGAATCCTTGAGATGCATGATGTATTGCGTAGACCCATGTTATTTTTTGAAGTAGGGTGTACTCATCGCGCTCATGCAGAAGCCTTTTTGAAAGATCAAGGCGTCGACACCCTCAATGTTACGGAATACGGAACACTGGACACTATCTTGAATGGCGTATCTGCCGGATTGGGTGTGTCATTGCTCCCGCGCTCCTCGGTTAAGAAAGCAGAACAGAGAGGTGAGATTACAGTACTGTCTTTGCCAGATCCGTATCGCAGATTGGAAGTAGGATTTGTGCATTCCCGGAGTGAGCATCTCTCCGGAGCGCTTGGTGCACTGATTCAGATGATGACGAAACAAGGACCAGAACAATAA